A DNA window from Arachis hypogaea cultivar Tifrunner chromosome 18, arahy.Tifrunner.gnm2.J5K5, whole genome shotgun sequence contains the following coding sequences:
- the LOC140181695 gene encoding protein MAIN-LIKE 1-like: MASLTWQDISTKRDFVIDVLQPSRVITAVRRQQNMPLHDRIIPYLETAGLYHLARLNSQCFWVDESLLSAFIERWRPETHTFHMPFGECTITLQDVAYQLGLPIDGAPVSGCLTEFENLMEHSRPAWVWFRELFGELPPQSKVKQMTVCYTWFHERFRVLPADATDETVRVYARAYILMLLSSQLFADKNANRVSLSWYKQKRR; the protein is encoded by the exons ATGGCATCGCTCACGTGGCAGGATATATCGACGAAGAG GGATTTTGTTATCGACGTTTTGCAGCCTAGTAGGGTTATTACCGCCGTTAGGCGGCAGCAGAATATGCCCTTACATGACCGGATTATACCGTATCTGGAGACTGCGGGCTTGTATCATCTTGCTAGGCTAAACAGTCAGTGCTTCTGGGTTGATGAGTCTCTGCTTAGCGCATTTATTGAGCGGTGGCGTCCGGAGACCCACACGTTCCATATGCCGTTTGGTGAGTGCACCATTACTTTACAGGATGTTGCGTATCAGCTGGGTTTGCCGATTGATGGTGCACCCGTTAGTGGGTGCTTGACTGAGTTTGAGAATCTGATGGAACACAGTAGACCAGCATGGGTGTGGTTCCGGGAGTTGTTCGGGGAGTTACCTCCACAGAGTAAAGTGAAGCAGATGACAGTGTGCTACACATGGTTCCACGAGAGGTTTCGAGTTCTCCCTGCAGATGCTACTGATGAGACCGTGCGTGTATACGCACGCGCTTATATCCTGATGCTGTTGTCGTCTCAGCTGTTTGCGGACAAGAATGCAAACAGG GTGTCTTTGTCGTGGTACAAACAGAAACGTCGTTAA
- the LOC112770883 gene encoding dynein light chain 1, cytoplasmic encodes MLEGKALIEDTDMPTKMQIQAMAAASQALDLYDVVDCKSIAAHIKKEFDTRYGSGWQCVVGSSFGCFFTHSKGTFIYFTLETLNFLIFKGVASSSPPSTPS; translated from the exons ATGTTGGAAGGTAAAGCCTTGATAGAGGACACTGACATGCCAACCAAGATGCAGATCCAAGCTATGGCAGCTGCTTCTCAAGCTCTTGATCTCTATGATGTTGTTGATTGCAAATCCATTGCTGCCCACATAAAAAAG GAGTTTGATACAAGATATGGAAGTGGATGGCAATGTGTGGTGGGTTCAAGTTTTGGGTGTTTTTTCACTCATTCCAAGGGTACTTTCATATACTTCACTCTGGAGACTCTTAATTTCCTTATCTTCAAAGGagttgcttcttcttctcctccttctactCCTAGCTGA
- the LOC112770881 gene encoding glyoxylate/hydroxypyruvate/pyruvate reductase 2KGR — protein MEVARMESMGVVMTNQMHPYLEEQLAKRFNLFRLWNYPSLAAFSKAHSNSIRALVGNTKLGADATMIDSLPKLEIVCTYSVGLDKIDLPKCKQRGIRVANTPDVLTDDVADLAIALALSVSRRICACDSFVRNHSWSKSDFYLTSKFSGKTVGIVGLGRIGSAIAKRAAAFGCPVSYHSRSEKPDTGYKFYSNILDLAANSQILIVACALTQETHHIVNRKVIDALGPKGILINIGRGQHVDEAELVSALTEGRLAGAGLDVYENEPHVPEELLRLDNVVLVPHIGSDTVETCDAMADLVIANLEAHFQNKPLLTPVT, from the exons ATGGAAGTAGCTAGAATGGAATCCATGGGAGTGGTGATGACGAACCAAATGCACCCCTACCTGGAAGAGCAACTGGCAAAACGCTTCAACCTCTTCAGGCTCTGGAACTACCCCTCCCTCGCCGCCTTCTCCAAAGCACACTCCAATTCCATTCGCGCACTCGTCGGCAACACCAAATTGGGTGCTGACGCCACCATGATCGACTCCCTCCCCAAGCTCGAGATTGTCTGCACTTACAGTGTTGGACTGGACAAGATTGACCTCCCCAAATGCAAGCAGAGAGGCATCCGCGTCGCCAACACCCCCGACGTCCTCACCGACGACGTCGCCGACCTCGCCATTGCCCTTGCCTTATCCGTCTCCCGGAGAATCTGCGCTTGTGATTCCTTTGTCCGAAACCACTCCTGGTCAAAATCAGACTTTTATTTGACTTCAAAG TTTAGTGGTAAAACAGTTGGAATTGTTGGACTTGGGAGGATTGGTTCTGCAATAGCTAAAAGAGCCGCAGCTTTTGGGTGCCCAGTTAGTTACCACTCCAGGTCCGAAAAACCAGACACAGGGTATAagttctactctaacatccttgaTTTAGCAGCTAACTCTCAAATACTCATTGTAGCGTGTGCCCTCACTCAAGAAACTCATCACATCGTGAATCGTAAAGTTATTGATGCATTGGGACCAAAAGGAATTCTAATCAACATTGGGAGAGGCCAACACGTCGATGAAGCTGAACTTGTGTCCGCCTTGACGGAAGGAAGACTTGCTGGGGCTGGTCTTGATGTGTATGAGAATGAGCCACATGTGCCTGAGGAGCTCTTGAGGCTTGACAATGTCGTCCTCGTCCCTCACATTGGAAGCGACACCGTCGAAACTTGCGATGCCATGGCAGACCTTGTCATTGCTAACTTAGAGGCACACTTCCAGAATAAGCCACTATTGACTCCAGTAACTTGA
- the LOC112772548 gene encoding homeobox-leucine zipper protein GLABRA 2, giving the protein MIEPFLLLKKHTHSSPHHPTTTTTTFSMAADMSNTNTNTNNNNNNHPSHAKDFFASPALSLSLAGIFRHAGVAAAEGEAATSNMEVEDGDEGSGGGGGAGHTVDISSENSGPTRSRSEDDYFEGEGEHEDEDILGDDNNNNNNNKNKNKKKRKKYHRHTAEQIREMEALFKESPHPDEKQRQQLSKQLGLAPRQVKFWFQNRRTQIKAIQERHENSLLKTEIEKLKEKNKGLRETINKACCPNCGVATTSTRDGAIPTEEQQLRIENAKLKAEIEKLRGALGKYGGSGGGGSTSPSCSSGAAGGHEQENRSSLDFYTGIFGVDKSRIMDTVNKAMEELITMATMGEPLWLRSVETGREILNYDEYIKHFSSLQNSSSNNTNTTPSSSKRSIIEASRDTALVFVDLPRLLQTFLDANQWKEMFPCLVSKAATVDVICNGEGSNRNGAVQLMFAEVQMLTPMVPTREVYFVRYSKQLSSEQWAIIDVSIDKVEDNIDASLVKCRKRPSGCIIEDKSNGHCKVTWVEHLECQKSPVHTMYRTIVNSGMAFGARHWISTLQLQCERLVFFMATNVPMKDSTGVATLAGRKSILKLAQRMTWGFCHAVGASSFHTWTKVTSKTGEDIRISSRKNLNDPGEPLGLILCAVSSVWLPVSPNVLFDFLRDETRRTEWDIMSSGGSVQSIANLAKGQDRGNAVTIQVSFGAFQYKYNGDHSPKIVLMRR; this is encoded by the exons ATGATAGAACCATTTTTGCTCCTTAAAAAACATACCCATTCCTCACCACACcatccaacaacaacaacaaccaccttcTCAATGGCCGCGGACATgtccaacaccaacaccaacaccaacaacaacaacaacaaccaccctTCTCACGCCAAGGATTTCTTCGCTTCCCCAGCTCTCTCCCTTAGCCTT GCTGGCATATTTCGGCATGCTGGGGTGGCGGCGGCGGAGGGCGAGGCTGCAACCTCCAACATGGAAGTGGAGGACGGCGATGAAGGCAGCGGCGGAGGAGGAGGCGCCGGTCACACGGTGGATATCAGCAGCGAGAACTCCGGCCCCACTAGATCGAGATCAGAGGATGACTACTTTGAAGGAGAAGGTGAGCATGAAGATGAAGATATTCTCGGTGatgataacaataacaataacaataacaagaacaagaacaagaagaagaggaagaaatatcACAGGCACACCGCTGAGCAGATCAGAGAAATGGAAGC gcTATTCAAAGAGTCGCCACATCCTGATGAAAAGCAGAGGCAACAACTTAGCAAGCAGCTAGGCCTTGCTCCAAGACAAGTCAAGTTTTGGTTCCAAAATCGCAGAACCCAAATCAAG GCAATACAAGAGCGACATGAAAACTCATTGTTGAAGACGGAAATAGAGAAACTAAAGGAGAAAAACAAAGGGTTGAGAGAGACCATAAACAAAGCTTGTTGCCCCAACTGTGGTGTTGCAACCACTAGTACCAGAGACGGTGCCATTCCAACTGAAGAACAACAGCTTCGCATTGAGAATGCCAAACTCAAAGCTGAGATCGAGAAGCTTCGAGGAGCTTTAGGAAAATACGGTGGATCAGGTGGTGGTGGATCAACGTCTCCTTCATGTTCTTCTGGTGCTGCTGGTGGACATGAGCAAGAGAATAGAAGCTCGTTGGACTTTTACACTGGAATCTTCGGAGTTGACAAGTCAAGGATAATGGATACAGTGAACAAGGCTATGGAGGAGCTCATAACCATGGCAACAATGGGGGAACCCTTGTGGCTTCGTAGTGTTGAGACTGGCCGTGAGATACTCAACTACGATGAGTACATCAAACACTTCTCATCCCTTCAAAATTCTTCATCAAACAACACTAACACTACTCCTTCATCATCAAAGAGATCCATTATTGAAGCTTCAAGAGACACTGCCCTTGTCTTTGTTGATCTCCCACGCCTTCTCCAAACTTTCTTAGATGCG AATCAGTGGAAGGAAATGTTTCCATGTTTAGTATCTAAGGCGGCGACTGTGGATGTTATATGCAACGGAGAAGGTTCTAACAGGAATGGTGCAGTGCAACTG ATGTTTGCTGAGGTGCAAATGCTAACACCAATGGTGCCCACAAGAGAAGTATATTTTGTCCGCTACTCAAAGCAGTTGAGTTCTGAACAATGGGCTATCATTGATGTATCCATTGACAAAGTAGAAGACAACATTGATGCCTCTCTCGTGAAATGTAGAAAACGCCCATCAGGTTGCATTATTGAGGACAAGTCAAATGGTCATTGCAAG gtGACATGGGTGGAGCACTTGGAATGCCAAAAGAGTCCAGTGCATACAATGTATAGGACTATTGTGAACAGTGGCATGGCCTTTGGCGCAAGGCACTGGATTTCCACTCTCCAACTTCAGTGCGAGCGTCTTGTTTTCTTCATGGCAACCAATGTTCCCATGAAGGATTCAACCG GTGTTGCTACATTGGCTGGGAGGAAAAGCATTCTGAAGTTGGCACAAAGAATGACATGGGGTTTCTGCCATGCAGTTGGTGCATCAAGCTTCCACACATGGACCAAGGTTACAAGTAAAACTGGGGAAGATATTAGGATCAGTTCACGGAAGAACTTGAACGATCCTGGTGAACCTCTTGGACTCATACTCTGCGCTGTTTCTTCTGTGTGGTTACCTGTCTCTCCTAACGTCTTGTTTGATTTCTTGAGGGATGAAACTCGCCGCACTGAG TGGGATATAATGTCCAGTGGTGGCTCAGTTCAGTCCATTGCAAATTTGGCCAAAGGACAAGACCGCGGCAATGCGGTAACCATCCAAGTAAGTTTTGGAGCATTTCAATACAAATACAATGGTGACCACTCACCTAAAATTGTCTTAATGAGAAGATAA